A stretch of the bacterium genome encodes the following:
- a CDS encoding SpoIID/LytB domain-containing protein translates to MCSIIPNVFFAVRNAVLFAAAALAAFAFCSCEGDAGYAAAKPAFANPAARPIRVLLSEGKSAEVSSQSGANVSSSSGAEVSRGVSGTLKFEASSGKVKYKGGLSDEFTVVPAGGGFLVWNGSPYRGMIRVKSGGKGVMVINVLDVDEYLRGVVPAEVPYTWPMESIKAQAVAARTYAVSRMIAKETNSWDVVATTADQVYNGVKAEHPETDAAVAQTAGEIAIYEGKPIIAYYHADSGGFTKQGSAPYLKPVPSPAPNSPYSTWEVSWTPDELRAVLDAAKLPGGEILGIDAPVDETGRCVGVTITTSKASFGMTAHEFRKIAGISTVKSTMFDLKFEGGIAWDKETPFAGHQKLSLQGKFKSGERKVRETYVSGKSTIKPAPKQMTALGQRFKPARIVLRGSGYGHGTGMSQWGAMYMASQGKNYLDILLHYYTGVSIVKMEDVME, encoded by the coding sequence TTGTGTAGTATTATTCCAAACGTGTTTTTTGCAGTCAGAAACGCTGTTTTGTTTGCCGCAGCCGCTTTGGCCGCGTTCGCTTTTTGCTCATGCGAAGGCGACGCAGGTTACGCCGCAGCCAAACCCGCATTCGCCAATCCTGCCGCGCGGCCAATCCGCGTTTTGCTTTCGGAGGGCAAATCAGCCGAAGTTTCTTCCCAAAGCGGAGCGAACGTTTCAAGCTCGTCAGGCGCCGAGGTTTCGCGCGGCGTTTCCGGCACGCTTAAATTCGAAGCCTCATCCGGCAAAGTAAAATACAAGGGAGGATTATCGGACGAGTTTACGGTTGTTCCTGCAGGTGGCGGATTTCTGGTTTGGAACGGTTCGCCATACCGTGGGATGATTCGGGTCAAATCCGGCGGGAAGGGCGTTATGGTCATCAACGTTCTCGATGTGGATGAGTATCTTCGCGGGGTTGTGCCCGCGGAGGTTCCGTATACATGGCCAATGGAATCAATAAAAGCCCAGGCGGTGGCGGCGCGGACTTACGCGGTCAGCCGTATGATTGCAAAGGAAACGAATTCGTGGGACGTGGTGGCGACCACCGCAGACCAAGTTTACAACGGAGTCAAGGCGGAGCATCCTGAAACCGACGCGGCGGTTGCCCAAACCGCGGGCGAGATTGCCATCTACGAAGGCAAGCCGATTATCGCGTATTATCACGCTGATTCCGGCGGATTCACGAAGCAGGGCAGCGCGCCTTATTTGAAGCCGGTTCCCAGCCCTGCGCCGAACTCGCCCTATTCGACCTGGGAAGTTTCATGGACGCCGGACGAATTAAGAGCCGTTTTGGATGCGGCAAAACTGCCCGGCGGCGAAATTCTCGGCATCGACGCACCTGTGGATGAGACAGGGCGATGCGTTGGCGTGACCATTACAACGAGCAAGGCGAGCTTCGGAATGACCGCGCACGAGTTTCGCAAGATTGCAGGCATTTCGACGGTGAAAAGCACTATGTTCGATTTGAAATTCGAGGGGGGAATCGCCTGGGACAAGGAAACTCCTTTTGCGGGACATCAAAAACTTTCGCTGCAAGGAAAATTTAAATCGGGCGAACGGAAAGTAAGGGAAACTTACGTTTCGGGTAAATCAACGATAAAACCCGCTCCAAAGCAGATGACCGCGCTCGGTCAGCGGTTCAAGCCGGCAAGAATTGTTCTTCGCGGCAGCGGGTACGGTCATGGAACCGGCATGTCGCAATGGGGCGCAATGTATATGGCCAGCCAGGGAAAAAACTACCTGGACATCCTCCTCCATTATTACACGGGCGTATCCATCGTGAAGATGGAAGATGTGATGGAGTAG